The Panicum virgatum strain AP13 chromosome 6K, P.virgatum_v5, whole genome shotgun sequence nucleotide sequence CCAAAAAATTAGCATTGACTAAATTTATTGGCAAATCAGCAACGTTCAGCTCGCCCACATTTTGAATATTTGTGCCAACCCCCTCTAATGGTAATTGGATTTTGGCATCAAACCAGTCGATAACACAATCTATCACCTCTATGGCACCCCTTTCATTGCTCTATTTAGCCTGATAGATTATAAATCAAGAAGAAAATGTGATGAACAATCAAATTGATAGTACATATAAAAGCACTGTATTCTTGTCATACATCaacaaaatggaaaaaaaaggcGGATTTAATGTTGGTAGACATACATTCAACATGCAAACATGAGTTAGATTCATCCTGAAATGCTGTGTGCAAAAGAATTCACCAAGAATGAAACATATGGAATCAGTAAGTCACCTATGGAGCATATGGGGCAAAAATGGTCTTAACGACTTCGAACACCTCAGGGCTTTGTTTTGCATCAATAATTCAATATATTTTGTACTCAAGGTGGTTTTGATCCAAGTATGGCTCATAGAGTCAGTTTGGCATCCGCTACAGTAGCAAGGGCGAGGCTGTTTTGATCCAACTAGGACTCATAGAGTCAGTTTGGCATGGTTCATCAGCTTTGTTACTGTAGCATGAGCTAGCGAAAAGAAACAGTGCAAATCCCAGATAAAAAATAAACTAACAGATGCCATGCGTCAGTGTCACAGGATGAGTGAAAAGACTGCACCCATTGCACAATCCCGGACACCCACAATAAAAGGCGCAGAAATTTCTTGCTAAAATCACACGGTTGTTAAATATGGACAATATAACAACAACGAACAAAAAATAGATCATAACTCGCAAGGTACACCAGCCATGCTTCCACCCCGCGCGAGGGAAAAAGGAAGGAAGCAACAATCAGTTACATGTCTCAAAGAAGGATGAACAACAAGAATGTCAAAAAGTCATTATAATTTGTCCACTACCAACAGAGGTAGATGGGCAAAGGACAACCATAACACAAACCATTTGATCATCCTAAGGCTACTACAGACATATTTGTCTCAGTTCTTCGATAACAACAACGCAAAGCATCAGTCCTGAATTACACAACTAGATCATTACGTCTTCAGGAAACTCAGACATTTAACACTGCATACAATACGAGGCAGCAACTATTATCCAGGGAAGTAGGCCTTTTGCACAGCTGAACAGGGTCCCAACCACGCATTCCTGCAAAATGAGAAGAAATGCATTAGTGTCCATATAAAAAGTTACAACGGAACACAAAACAGTGCATGAGAATAAACCACGACAAGCCACATAGCATTGGGAAGTCTGCAAAAACCGTGATAAAGCACAGCAGTACCACTTAAAGACCAGGTACAAGTCAAAGCAAGCATACTGTGGCTTCACATGATGGAAGAACCTCACGATGGAAAATACAAGAAATAATTATAGCAAGCACCCTCCACATAGTATCTAAAAATATTACAAGGAATATGGCATTGCAGCCATAACCATACTATTTCTATGTTTACCACAAACAGAGTGCACCCTATTCCTGATACAGAATGGCAAAACAGTACTGAAAACTAGCAAAACAAATGTACAGAAAGCTAGGAAGATATCCTAATACAATATTCCCTCCGTCcaaaattattagtcgttttggcttttctagatacatagattttgctatgctACAATATATATGCAGGTGcgtagcaaaatatatgaacctagaaaagccaaatcgactaataatttgggacggaaGGAGTATATTTAACATCTAGAAGCTCCAAAAGGTCAACAGCTCAAGTAAATAGACTACAAATGTTCCATCTTTGCGCAAAAGAGCACTAAATATTGGACATGTaacatatataaaaaaaatataaagtaaTCCATAGCATATTTGCAAACGACCAGGAATCATGCAGAGTTATGTAGCAAAATACAGATCATCTTCAGATAAAGAAGTCATGGCACTGAACTAAATGGTAAGTAATATTTTTCACAAAATACCACTCAAGCATACCCAAGTGTGCCCTTattccaaaaatcaaagatagCATGCTCTGAAAGTACTTATTGAAGTCCACCAGGATAAGTTACTAGTCAGACTGAACTCCAGAGTCTACCTAGCTAACTTATTTTTTCGCCAAGTATCTTATCAAAGTAAAGATAAAAATGTTTTCCCTCCACACCATGTATATTTATTGAAAATATGATTATTCATCATTACTGGAAAAGACAAATATTGTAAAGCAGCTAGTAGGTTGGCAGAAATAAGTCGTTAATGAATGTTCAGCAATTCTGTGCTCTAATGAAACCAATCATCCATCATAATGTTTTTCAAGTCCTACAACAGTTCACTAAAACCATTTCAAATATTTCAACTAAACAATTCATTAATATCTTCATCCTCCTATTTTCAAGAATCATTCTGTGTGCATGCTACTATGCTTAGCCGAACAGGTGCTCAAGTGATCCAtctttatataaaaaaaattatgtcaATGATTCGTACAGATGATACACTATCTAGTGTTTAAGATGCATATTCATACAAGAAATCAAGAATAGGCACAATGCGATTGAGGTCAACATAACTGTTAATCTATTGCATCATCCTCTCTACATGTATATATCAATGCTCCCACTTCCAATCAATAATGTATTACAAACCCAATATACAACAAAATAGCCTTTACAAATTCCCTTTTCCTAAATACATATTGCCAAACAAGATGATTACAGGGAGACATCAATTGTTACAGCAACAAAATTTACATTCCATTGTCCTAGACAAGTACACTATGTTACAATTGTTGCCTTAGACAATGCCGTGTAGCTACAAATGAACAAATCAGAATGGAAAAAGAAACAATTTTCTGTACATGACAAGTTACAAGAAAAGTCCCGGTACAAAAAGGCATATTACATGGTGTTACCAGCATGCGACTACCAAACAGTACAATTAAAATTAGAGGGTTACAGTTGGAAACAAACAAGTAATCAGATTAAGCTTCACTTACATCTCAAATTCTTGCTACAACAAATCGCCGGAGACACATGAACACCATAGCCAGATTGATTAAGAAGATGCTAGTTGCTACTGAACCATGCCTGTGTGCAAATAAGATGCTGCCCTGGATCATTGTTGCCTCTACATTAGTAGCTCACCAAGCTACATTATTGAGGTGTCATCCGCCTACGCTTGGAGTGGTCGGCCTCCCTCGACCTGCTGCGTATTCCAGATGACCTCCCCCTGTCCCAGTCCTCGTTGCGTTCTGAATCACGATCTCTGTGCCTGTGATAATCACCATAGCGATCTCTGTCATCCCTATGCCTGTCCCTCTCCCTGTCTCTGTCCCTCTCTCTGTCTCTGTCTCGATCTCTCTCTCTGTCACGAtctctttccctctctctgTCATAGTCACGATTCCTCTCTCGGTCCATGTCACGCTCATCCCGATGCCTCCTATCTGGCCACTCCTGTGCTGGGGGCAcatccctctccctctcacGCCTCCTCTCTGGTGCACCAGACCACTCCCTCTCTGGTGGCCTCTCCTTCCCATGGCTTCCCCCTTCCCCATGTTGCTGATCAGATGCCGCATCATCCCCATAACTTGATTGTTCCTCCCCACCCCAAGCCCCCATGTTGGGATCAGGCCACATTCCGCCAGCACCCATCCCACCACGGCCAAAGAAAGCCGGGTTAACATGTGGAGCAACAACCGGCGGGAATGGCTGCATCAGCCCAGGGAATGGCATGGCTCCTGGTCCACCAGGGAAACCGCCAAATCCACCACCCATCCTTCCCATAGCGCCATAGCCAGTAGGATCGAAACCCTGCCCCAGCATTCCACCCGGTGGCATCATAGGTGGTGGCGGAGCAACCATTCCTCCATTGCCCATGATCCCGCGGCCACCACCAGGCCCCATTCTGTTCCTCATATTACCAACAGGACCTCTATTTCCCATGCCTCCGCCGCCTCTTCCCCAATTCCCACCGCCTCCACCTGctccaccaccagcaccagGTCCAGCAGCTCCTCCACGGCCACCACCATAATTACCACCTACCTGTGGCCCTGCGGaaccaccaccgcctcgcccACCCTTCGGCTGCATAGAGGACGTCTGTGCAGCCATGGCCTGCTGGTTCTTCACCTGTGCCTCGCCCATCCGTCGCACAGTGTTCGGTGTGGCAAAGGCCACAACACATGGACGGCCATTAAACAGGTGCCCGTTCATGCCCTCCTTGCATGCAGCGGCTGCACCAGGGTCGTAGAAGTCGGCCTGGCAATAGCCCTTGGACTTGCCGCTGGCCTTCTCATCAAAGAACCTCACCTCCTTCACCGGCCCATACTTGCTGAGCTCGGACTCCAGATCTGCGTCCGTCGTCCACCAGTGGAGCTCCCCGACGAACAGCGTCGTGCCGCCAGGGCCGTCACCCCCGCCAGCGGGGCCACCGTTCCCGACCACGATGGGACCACCGCCGAAGTTCCCTCCGGGGCGGTTCATCCCGTCGCCTTGCTGAATCTGGGGGTgctgaggcagcggcggcgggggcgcggccggAGGCTGAGGTGGCGGCGGGAGGTTGGGCTGGGCGGGAGGTATGCCAGGAGCAGGACCGGGCACCCCTGGGATGCgtacctgctgctgctgctgcgggggtggggcctgtggcggcggcggcgggagggtgTGGGCCGGTGgatgctgctgcggctgctgctggggcggcggaggcagctgttgctgctggcgctggttctgctgcggcggcggggcctgctgggccggcgggggcgggggcggcggcgcctggtgGGAGGCGTGGAGGAAACCGTCGCCGACGTTGACGTCGTTGTAGAGGTCGtcgaagtcgtcgtcgtcgccgtagTACTGGTCGACGTCCTGGACGGCGGAGATGGCCTCGCTGCGGTGGAACGCCGGGTCGCCGTCGGGATCCATGGCGGCGCCCGGGCGagctctagggttagggttttccgGATCCGGgtgggcggaggcgcgggggAACGGAGCTGGTGTTGTTCTCATAGGCTCGCCGAGAACATATCAGCGCTGTCAAGGGCGCGTTAGGTGCTGCCCTCTGACGTCGGCCGTCCGATGGAGAATGAACGGATTAGATTAGATTTGCGCAAGGACTTCCCCGCGCAGGCGCACCGCCATGGGCCCCAGATATCAGTGAGGGGGGGGGTGGAGGAGAAGGTGTGCGCATGCTCGTGGATTCATCGGGAAGTTTGGTGGTAATGGGCTTTAATTTAAATAGGCCGCAACGTTTTGTGGGCTTTGAACAGGCCCAGTGGAACCGGTGCCGCATATTGATAATTTCAAACATGGGTATCTGA carries:
- the LOC120712723 gene encoding translation initiation factor IF-2-like, giving the protein MDPDGDPAFHRSEAISAVQDVDQYYGDDDDFDDLYNDVNVGDGFLHASHQAPPPPPPPAQQAPPPQQNQRQQQQLPPPPQQQPQQHPPAHTLPPPPPQAPPPQQQQQVRIPGVPGPAPGIPPAQPNLPPPPQPPAAPPPPLPQHPQIQQGDGMNRPGGNFGGGPIVVGNGGPAGGGDGPGGTTLFVGELHWWTTDADLESELSKYGPVKEVRFFDEKASGKSKGYCQADFYDPGAAAACKEGMNGHLFNGRPCVVAFATPNTVRRMGEAQVKNQQAMAAQTSSMQPKGGRGGGGSAGPQVGGNYGGGRGGAAGPGAGGGAGGGGGNWGRGGGGMGNRGPVGNMRNRMGPGGGRGIMGNGGMVAPPPPMMPPGGMLGQGFDPTGYGAMGRMGGGFGGFPGGPGAMPFPGLMQPFPPVVAPHVNPAFFGRGGMGAGGMWPDPNMGAWGGEEQSSYGDDAASDQQHGEGGSHGKERPPEREWSGAPERRRERERDVPPAQEWPDRRHRDERDMDRERNRDYDRERERDRDRERDRDRDRERDRDRERDRHRDDRDRYGDYHRHRDRDSERNEDWDRGRSSGIRSRSREADHSKRRRMTPQ